A single Triticum dicoccoides isolate Atlit2015 ecotype Zavitan chromosome 2A, WEW_v2.0, whole genome shotgun sequence DNA region contains:
- the LOC119356753 gene encoding ribosomal RNA processing protein 1 homolog, which translates to MAAAAASAEAAAITRRLASCNAGARERAVRHLLADFLPASAPHLSATDLLKLWKGLFFCFWHADKPLYQADLASRLAAAVSAAATPAVAADFLAAYLATIRREWSAIDVHRLDKFYLLNRRFLHHAFLFLGARSFAPDVTAQIVSVISEKAVLPEADNATGRGLGYHVADVFLDEILPVLPVSLKSMELLLAPFFTVLEKSADRVLVSKVRSSLFERFLESGSQLLEMTRKGEEMEKGSVEEKLGKVGLLFGFSKRFLDIGASAKTVQGNRKVVFGLRDAFVKLEKGLELSGVKISEPEFQGTQVPMVAVVENGMDLDEAKVEKKRKKKKAKRAALVEGGEEEEVKALKQEKKVKKDKNKKEKKEKKKKNKVEDSDGGDSSEQSIDATSEDQQMGDDTDAITFDEALMSNLQKQFEKAAAEAGMPVTPVTAKVAKKRNRSKSSDRSSEVSGGGVGSQGNVPAQDGDKSGKKVRFSMKSNLVWNPPTPLPPQCLRLPPSATPRGSALKSGVRPGPIKESSTPVKKAKAKAKSAKKLLKKSPSSAVKRLRKLQTFSA; encoded by the coding sequence atggccgccgccgccgcctccgcggagGCCGCCGCCATCACGCGGCGCCTGGCCTCCTGCAACGCTGGCGCCCGCGAGCGCGCCGTCCGCCACCTCCTCGCCGACTTCCTCCCCGCCTCCGCGCCGCACCTCTCCGCCACCGACCTGCTCAAGCTCTGGAAGGGCCTCTTCTTCTGCTTCTGGCACGCCGACAAGCCGCTCTACCAGGCCGACCTCGCCTCCCGCCTCGCCGCCGCGGTCTCCGCCGCCGCGacgcccgccgtcgccgccgacttCCTCGCCGCCTACCTCGCCACCATCCGCCGCGAGTGGTCCGCCATCGACGTCCACCGCCTCGACAAGTTCTACCTCCTCAACCGCCGGTTCCTCCACCACGCCTTCCTCTTCCTCGGCGCCCGCTCCTTCGCGCCCGACGTCACGGCCCAGATCGTCTCCGTCATCTCGGAGAAGGCCGTCCTACCGGAGGCCGACAACGCCACCGGTCGTGGACTCGGGTACCATGTCGCCGATGTGTTCCTCGACGAGATCTTGCCCGTGCTCCCGGTTAGCCTGAAGTCGATGGAGCTGCTGTTGGCCCCCTTCTTCACTGTGCTGGAGAAGTCGGCCGACAGGGTGCTGGTGAGTAAGGTTAGGTCCAGCTTGTTTGAGAGGTTTCTGGAGAGCGGCAGTCAGCTGCTTGAGATGACGAGGAAAGGTGAAGAGATGGAGAAGGGGAGCGTGGAGGAGAAGCTTGGGAAGGTCGGGCTGTTGTTTGGATTCAGCAAGAGATTCCTGGATATCGGGGCGAGTGCTAAGACCGTGCAGGGAAATCGGAAGGTGGTGTTTGGGCTGAGGGATGCGTTTGTTAAGCTCGAAAAGGGATTGGAGCTGTCTGGTGTTAAGATCTCTGAGCCAGAGTTTCAGGGCACTCAGGTGCCAATGGTGGCAGTGGTAGAAAATGGCATGGATTTGGATGAGGCAAAGGtggaaaagaagaggaagaagaagaaggcaaagagGGCTGCATTagttgaaggtggggaggaggaggaggtcaaggCTCTGAAGCAAGAGAAGAAGGTGAAGAAagacaagaacaagaaggagaaaaaagaaaagaagaagaaaaataaggttGAGGATAGTGATGGAGGGGATAGCAGTGAGCAGAGTATAGATGCCACATCAGAGGACCAGCAGATGGGCGATGACACTGATGCCATTACATTTGATGAGGCTTTGATGTCCAATCTTCAAAAGCAGTTTGAGAAGGCTGCTGCAGAAGCCGGGATGCCGGTGACACCAGTTACTGCTAAAGTGGCAAAGAAGAGGAACCGCTCAAAATCTTCCGATAGGTCATCAGAAGTTTCTGGTGGAGGTGTTGGCAGCCAAGGTAATGTTCCTGCTCAGGATGGAGATAAGAGTGGTAAGAAAGTGAGGTTCTCAATGAAGAGTAATCTAGTTTGGAACCCTCCTACTCCTTTACCACCACAGTGCTTGAGGCTCCCACCATCTGCTACTCCAAGAGGGAGTGCACTAAAAAGTGGAGTTCGGCCTGGGCCTATAAAGGAAAGCTCCacgccggtgaagaaggccaaggcAAAAGCAAAGTCtgcaaagaagttgttgaagaagagCCCTTCCTCTGCTGTGAAGCGCTTGCGGAAGTTGCAAACCTTCTCCGCGTGA